The following proteins are co-located in the Candidatus Izemoplasmatales bacterium genome:
- a CDS encoding branched-chain amino acid ABC transporter permease produces MLEKLLYVVLGAVGVYFAVDLLVFRRLAKRPLYRTRLQNALLLVAIVVGLLLAIREMTLYLFLQIVFLNIVEMCVLVLATTGIVLIFKTSVTTNFAQGTIATVGAYAAAKLIIRLTAETDLPTTTKLILAMIASAVVTFLIGLFIDTVIFRNSKYSNPVGKQMITMGIVLVLFGLMPVLFGLLPLTIEAFSYEGRIIEIPGMMPLYLPYHNLIALAITVGMLVLLFAALRFTKWGLGVRATASNETVAGMMGVNTKVITALSWAIAGTFGGVAAFLFAPIGSGLSVAFMTPVQVNAFLASILGGFSTFGGPLVGAVMINLFSSIASAINSVWTNVIVYVLVLLLVLVKPLGLFGRKTAKKV; encoded by the coding sequence ATGCTTGAGAAACTCCTCTACGTCGTCCTCGGAGCCGTCGGCGTCTACTTCGCCGTCGACCTCCTCGTCTTCCGCCGCCTCGCCAAGCGCCCGCTCTACCGGACCCGGCTCCAGAACGCCCTGCTTCTGGTCGCGATCGTCGTCGGTCTGCTCCTCGCCATTCGCGAGATGACGCTCTATCTGTTCCTGCAGATCGTCTTCCTCAACATCGTCGAGATGTGCGTCCTCGTGCTCGCGACCACCGGCATCGTCCTGATCTTCAAGACGTCCGTGACCACCAACTTCGCCCAGGGGACGATCGCCACGGTCGGAGCCTACGCCGCCGCCAAGCTGATCATCCGGCTGACCGCCGAGACGGACCTGCCGACGACGACCAAGCTGATCCTGGCGATGATCGCCTCGGCGGTCGTGACGTTTCTGATCGGCCTCTTCATCGACACCGTCATCTTCCGCAACAGCAAGTACTCCAATCCCGTCGGAAAGCAGATGATCACGATGGGCATCGTCCTCGTGCTCTTCGGCCTGATGCCGGTCCTCTTCGGGCTCCTGCCGCTCACGATCGAGGCCTTCTCCTACGAAGGCCGGATCATCGAGATCCCGGGGATGATGCCTCTGTATCTGCCCTACCACAATCTGATCGCGCTCGCGATCACGGTGGGGATGCTCGTGCTCCTGTTCGCCGCCCTCCGCTTCACGAAATGGGGACTCGGCGTCCGCGCCACCGCCTCGAACGAGACGGTCGCCGGCATGATGGGAGTCAACACGAAGGTCATCACCGCGCTCAGCTGGGCGATCGCCGGCACCTTCGGCGGAGTCGCCGCCTTCCTCTTCGCTCCGATCGGATCGGGTCTCTCGGTCGCGTTCATGACGCCGGTCCAGGTCAACGCCTTCCTGGCGTCGATCCTCGGCGGCTTCTCGACCTTCGGCGGCCCGCTCGTCGGCGCCGTCATGATCAACCTGTTCTCCTCGATCGCGTCCGCGATCAACTCCGTCTGGACGAACGTCATCGTCTATGTGCTCGTCCTCCTGCTCGTGCTGGTGAAACCGCTCGGACTCTTCGGCAGGAAGACGGCCAAGAAGGTGTGA
- a CDS encoding 3-oxoacyl-ACP synthase: MKTPSVGIVGTGVYIPEGRITAAEISARTNGVWSEAAVVEKLGIRSKSIPGPDDGTQEMGARAAIDALARTGMDPKDIDVILCVGEEWKEYPLTTSALYIQDKIGATNAWGIDVQNRCCTTVSAMKIARDMLVADDEIEVVMVVGGYRNGDFVDYADKDMSMMYNLGAGGGAIILKKNYGRNLLLGSHVIGDGSLSRTAGVEIGGICNPITAENYLEARKSLRLMDPVAMKNRLNEVSMPNWYKCIDESLRKSGLSRKDIGYLDILHIKRSGHLQMVRDLGLREDQTIYLEDYGHIGQIDQILSLHLALERGLVKDGTVVCMLAAGIGYVWAANIVRWGSQDA, translated from the coding sequence ATGAAGACCCCAAGCGTCGGGATCGTCGGTACCGGCGTCTACATCCCCGAAGGCCGCATCACCGCGGCCGAGATCAGCGCCAGGACGAACGGCGTCTGGTCGGAGGCGGCCGTCGTCGAGAAACTCGGCATCCGGTCCAAATCGATTCCCGGTCCGGACGACGGCACCCAGGAGATGGGCGCCCGCGCCGCCATCGACGCCCTAGCCCGCACGGGCATGGATCCGAAGGACATCGACGTCATCCTGTGCGTCGGCGAGGAGTGGAAGGAATATCCCCTCACCACCTCCGCGCTCTACATCCAGGACAAGATCGGCGCCACGAACGCCTGGGGCATCGACGTCCAGAACCGCTGCTGCACGACCGTGTCGGCGATGAAGATCGCGCGCGACATGCTCGTCGCGGACGACGAGATCGAGGTCGTCATGGTCGTCGGCGGATACCGCAACGGCGACTTTGTCGACTACGCCGACAAGGACATGTCGATGATGTACAACCTCGGCGCCGGCGGCGGCGCGATCATCCTGAAGAAGAACTACGGCAGAAACCTCCTCCTCGGAAGCCACGTGATCGGCGACGGCTCGCTCTCCCGCACCGCGGGGGTCGAGATCGGCGGCATCTGCAACCCGATCACCGCCGAAAACTACCTCGAGGCGCGGAAGTCGCTCCGCCTGATGGATCCGGTGGCGATGAAGAACCGCCTGAACGAGGTCTCGATGCCGAACTGGTACAAGTGCATCGACGAGTCGCTCCGCAAGTCGGGACTCTCGCGCAAGGACATCGGCTATCTCGACATCCTCCACATCAAGCGCTCCGGACATCTCCAGATGGTGCGCGACCTCGGGCTCCGCGAGGACCAGACGATCTACCTCGAGGACTACGGCCACATCGGTCAGATCGACCAGATCCTCTCGCTCCATCTCGCGCTCGAGCGCGGGCTGGTGAAGGACGGCACCGTCGTCTGCATGCTCGCGGCCGGGATCGGCTACGTGTGGGCCGCGAACATCGTCCGCTGGGGGTCGCAGGATGCTTGA
- a CDS encoding ABC transporter ATP-binding protein — translation MAKMIDAFLNSLRLDAVARRREQRTFLSEYLPILEKSIEVKAASAIARRQRDDLARLHDAAIAAGIAEPTIEAERSAALERIRVRFDLKRRANAQNRKRALAKRTASELFDDVLAELVAAEAAAVADIERRFAPSATDLPAATQAYRSLLAAVTADTAAVVGAIVRRRDRRFAVVRSTYAAKLARLDARIAELVSELETSPRDRRETVLRSRIAALTRALDKKSAAGASAAVRSKYAERIARIDAGIAKRTARLNPVGDDGNGNVLPDGVILSVRNLTMRFGGLRAVDDLSFDVKEGEIFGLIGPNGAGKTTIFNCITRFYRATSGEMYYRKNLGQVIRLNDYPVHDIIRQGIVRTFQNVELVWELSILDNLLVAAHTVYRTGFFGQLLHTPRLKREEEVLRAKALSVLKTLDLLPYAYAVPYGLPYGILKKIELARTLMASPRLIILDEPAAGLNDRETEDLAKLIKRIRDDHHATIFLVEHDMGLVMDVCDTVCAISFGKMLAIGTPAEIQADKAVKSAYLGEES, via the coding sequence ATGGCGAAGATGATTGACGCGTTTTTGAACTCGCTTCGTCTCGACGCCGTCGCCCGTCGGCGCGAACAGCGCACGTTCCTCTCGGAATACCTTCCCATCCTCGAGAAGTCGATCGAGGTGAAAGCCGCATCCGCCATCGCCCGCCGGCAGCGCGACGACCTCGCCCGGCTTCATGACGCGGCGATCGCCGCGGGCATCGCCGAACCCACGATCGAGGCCGAACGGTCGGCCGCGCTCGAACGCATCCGCGTCCGCTTCGATTTGAAGCGGCGCGCCAACGCCCAGAACCGCAAGCGCGCCCTCGCGAAAAGGACCGCCTCCGAGCTCTTCGACGACGTGCTGGCGGAACTCGTTGCGGCCGAAGCCGCCGCCGTCGCCGACATCGAGCGTCGGTTCGCGCCGAGCGCGACCGACCTTCCCGCCGCGACGCAGGCCTATCGGTCGTTGCTCGCCGCCGTCACCGCCGACACCGCCGCCGTCGTCGGCGCGATCGTCCGCCGACGCGACCGCAGATTCGCGGTGGTGCGGTCGACCTACGCCGCAAAGCTCGCCCGCCTCGACGCAAGGATTGCGGAACTCGTCTCCGAACTCGAAACAAGTCCGCGCGACAGGCGCGAAACCGTGCTGCGGAGTCGCATCGCCGCCCTCACGAGGGCCCTCGACAAGAAGAGCGCCGCCGGCGCATCCGCCGCGGTACGGTCGAAGTACGCCGAGCGGATCGCCCGCATCGACGCCGGAATCGCGAAACGCACCGCAAGGCTCAATCCCGTCGGCGACGACGGAAACGGGAACGTCCTGCCCGACGGCGTGATCCTGAGCGTCCGCAACCTGACGATGCGGTTCGGCGGCCTGCGCGCCGTCGACGACCTCAGCTTCGACGTGAAGGAAGGCGAGATCTTCGGCCTGATCGGCCCGAACGGCGCCGGCAAGACGACGATCTTCAACTGCATCACCCGCTTCTACCGCGCGACCTCCGGCGAGATGTACTACCGCAAGAACCTGGGTCAGGTCATCCGCCTGAACGACTACCCGGTGCACGACATCATCCGCCAGGGCATCGTCCGCACCTTCCAGAACGTCGAGCTCGTCTGGGAACTCTCGATCCTCGACAACCTGCTCGTCGCCGCCCATACCGTCTACCGCACCGGCTTCTTCGGACAGCTCCTGCATACCCCGCGCCTGAAGCGCGAGGAGGAGGTCCTCCGCGCGAAGGCGCTGTCGGTCCTGAAGACCCTCGACCTGCTTCCCTATGCCTACGCGGTTCCCTACGGCCTGCCCTACGGGATCCTCAAGAAGATCGAACTGGCGCGCACCCTGATGGCCAGTCCGCGCCTGATCATCCTCGACGAGCCGGCCGCCGGTCTCAACGACCGCGAGACCGAGGACCTGGCGAAGCTGATCAAGCGGATCCGCGACGATCACCACGCCACGATCTTCCTCGTCGAACACGACATGGGGCTCGTGATGGACGTCTGCGACACGGTCTGCGCGATCTCCTTCGGCAAGATGCTCGCGATCGGAACGCCGGCCGAAATTCAGGCCGACAAGGCCGTCAAGAGCGCCTATCTCGGGGAGGAATCGTGA
- the fabG gene encoding 3-oxoacyl-ACP reductase FabG yields the protein MKLQGKIAVVTGGAKGIGMEICKAFAREGATVIAADMGEMSYQEERVEGWKLNVTDVAGVQAFFDQIVAKYGRIDILVNNAGITKDAMTRKMTDEMWDAVLNVNLKGVFNLTRLVGPQMETIGGGSIINISSVVGVFGNIGQANYAASKAGILGLTMTWAKEFARKGIPVRCNAIAPGYVMTDILKTVPEDLLQSFAKMTMLGRLGQPEEIAKAALFLASDDSSYVTGQTLNVNGGMRL from the coding sequence ATGAAACTACAGGGAAAGATCGCCGTCGTCACGGGCGGCGCCAAGGGAATCGGCATGGAGATCTGCAAGGCGTTCGCCCGCGAAGGGGCCACCGTCATCGCCGCCGACATGGGCGAGATGAGCTATCAGGAGGAACGCGTCGAGGGCTGGAAGCTGAACGTCACCGACGTCGCCGGCGTCCAGGCCTTCTTCGACCAGATCGTCGCCAAATACGGCCGGATCGACATCCTCGTCAACAACGCCGGCATCACCAAGGACGCGATGACGCGCAAGATGACGGACGAGATGTGGGACGCCGTCCTGAACGTCAACCTCAAGGGCGTCTTCAACCTCACCCGTCTCGTCGGCCCGCAGATGGAGACCATCGGCGGCGGTTCGATCATCAACATCTCCTCGGTCGTCGGCGTCTTCGGCAACATCGGCCAGGCGAACTACGCCGCCTCCAAGGCCGGCATCCTCGGCCTGACGATGACCTGGGCGAAGGAATTCGCCCGCAAGGGCATCCCGGTCCGCTGTAACGCGATCGCGCCCGGCTACGTCATGACCGACATCCTCAAGACGGTTCCGGAGGATCTTCTCCAGTCCTTCGCCAAGATGACGATGCTCGGCCGCCTCGGGCAGCCCGAAGAGATCGCCAAGGCGGCCCTCTTCCTCGCCTCGGACGATTCGTCCTACGTCACCGGCCAGACCCTGAACGTCAACGGCGGCATGCGCCTGTAA
- a CDS encoding alpha/beta hydrolase has product MKKQIRLANGETYAYLESGTGPKTLVLIHGNLSSSLYYEPLIARVPADLRVLAPDLRGFGDSTYLARVGSLRELAGDVKQFLDALGVTRAAILGWSLGGGVAMEFAAAWPEVTERLILIDSTTHRGYPIFRKNAAFQPEVGKAYASADEMALDPLQVKPVVDAIAAQNAAFLTYIYDVTIYAKNKPTPEENARWIGETMKQRNLPDVDFALASLNMASEPNFYGPGNNAIARIHCPVLHFWGTLDRTVPEAMVQDNIRAIPGPSTYVRFEDCGHSPLVDKPDELAEHIVRFLL; this is encoded by the coding sequence ATGAAGAAGCAGATCCGCCTCGCCAACGGCGAGACCTACGCGTATCTCGAAAGCGGAACGGGACCGAAGACGCTGGTCCTGATCCACGGCAATCTGTCCTCGTCGCTCTACTACGAGCCGCTGATCGCGCGGGTTCCGGCGGACCTGCGCGTGCTCGCCCCCGACCTGCGCGGTTTCGGCGACTCCACCTACCTCGCCCGCGTCGGGTCTCTCAGGGAACTCGCCGGCGACGTGAAGCAGTTCCTCGACGCCCTCGGCGTCACGCGGGCCGCGATCCTCGGATGGAGCCTCGGCGGGGGCGTCGCGATGGAGTTCGCGGCGGCCTGGCCCGAGGTCACCGAACGGCTGATCCTGATCGATTCGACGACCCACCGCGGCTACCCGATCTTCAGGAAGAACGCGGCCTTCCAGCCCGAGGTCGGCAAGGCCTACGCCTCCGCCGACGAGATGGCCCTGGACCCGCTCCAGGTGAAGCCGGTCGTCGACGCGATCGCGGCGCAGAACGCGGCGTTCCTCACCTACATCTACGACGTCACGATCTACGCGAAGAACAAGCCGACCCCCGAGGAGAACGCCCGCTGGATCGGCGAGACCATGAAGCAGCGCAACCTGCCGGACGTCGACTTCGCGCTCGCGAGCCTGAACATGGCGTCCGAACCGAACTTCTACGGCCCCGGGAACAACGCGATCGCGAGGATCCACTGCCCCGTCCTGCATTTCTGGGGGACGCTCGACCGGACCGTCCCGGAAGCGATGGTCCAGGACAACATCCGGGCGATCCCGGGTCCCTCGACGTACGTCCGGTTCGAGGACTGCGGCCACTCGCCGCTCGTCGACAAGCCCGACGAACTCGCCGAACACATCGTCCGTTTCCTCCTTTGA
- a CDS encoding ABC transporter ATP-binding protein — MARILEIRDLVVDYGIIRAVKGINLSVEKGTIVAILGANGAGKTTTIKAIDGVVRPSSGSIVFDGRNITGKPSYRLASRGIIQSPEGRMILKGLTVEQNLMVGAYSLKPERRATVGKDGLPRFKRISVRRRRREALDEVYGYFPVLRERRTQQASTLSGGEQQMLAIGRALMARPKLLLLDEPSLGLAPLIVQEIFAIIRKIKADGNTILMVEQNAYQTLKIADYVYVLELGKVKTEGKAETMLADAALVEAYLGKQK, encoded by the coding sequence ATGGCACGCATCCTGGAAATCCGCGACCTCGTGGTCGACTACGGCATCATCCGCGCTGTCAAGGGCATCAACCTGTCCGTCGAGAAGGGAACCATCGTCGCCATCCTGGGCGCCAACGGCGCCGGCAAGACGACGACGATCAAGGCGATCGACGGCGTCGTCCGTCCCTCTTCCGGATCGATCGTCTTCGATGGCAGGAACATCACCGGCAAGCCGTCCTACCGGCTCGCCTCCAGAGGCATCATCCAGTCCCCGGAAGGCCGCATGATCCTGAAGGGCCTGACCGTCGAGCAGAACCTGATGGTCGGCGCCTATTCGCTCAAGCCGGAGCGCCGCGCGACCGTCGGCAAGGACGGCCTGCCGCGTTTCAAGCGGATCTCCGTCCGCCGCCGTCGCAGGGAGGCGCTCGACGAGGTCTACGGCTACTTTCCGGTCCTGCGCGAGCGCCGCACCCAGCAGGCGTCGACGCTCTCCGGCGGCGAGCAGCAGATGCTCGCGATCGGCCGGGCGCTGATGGCGCGGCCGAAGCTGCTCCTCCTCGACGAACCCTCGCTCGGTCTCGCTCCCCTGATCGTCCAGGAGATCTTCGCCATCATCCGGAAGATCAAGGCCGACGGCAACACCATCCTCATGGTCGAACAGAACGCCTACCAGACCCTCAAGATCGCGGACTATGTCTATGTCCTCGAACTCGGGAAGGTCAAGACCGAAGGCAAGGCGGAGACGATGCTCGCGGACGCGGCGCTCGTCGAAGCCTACCTCGGCAAGCAGAAGTAA
- a CDS encoding alpha/beta fold hydrolase, translating into MSFFEHRGKRVFYTTDGAGKPLLILNGIMMSTKSWTPFVRSLSTANTLFRVDFFDQGQSDRLEGETYTQDVQVDLLVGLLDHLGLEKASFVGISYGGEVAIRLAIAYPDRVDRLVLFNTTAATGPWLRDIGRGWIATGRTRDGAAYYQTTIPVIYSPHYYRSRLEWMKNREKLLVPIFSTPAFLDAMERLTLSAEDYDVKADLGRIRAKTLIVSAEEDYLTPVDRQEELYRLIPGSEWIKIPVAGHASMYERPLLFATLVTGFVNVADTEYQI; encoded by the coding sequence ATGAGCTTTTTTGAGCATCGCGGGAAGCGCGTCTTCTACACGACCGACGGGGCGGGCAAGCCGCTTCTGATCCTGAACGGGATCATGATGTCGACGAAGAGCTGGACGCCGTTCGTCCGCTCGCTGTCCACCGCCAACACGCTTTTCCGCGTCGACTTCTTCGACCAGGGGCAGAGCGACCGGCTCGAGGGCGAGACCTACACCCAGGACGTCCAGGTCGACCTGCTCGTTGGACTCCTCGACCACCTCGGCCTTGAAAAGGCCTCGTTCGTCGGGATCTCCTACGGCGGCGAAGTCGCCATCCGGCTCGCGATCGCATATCCCGACCGCGTCGACCGCCTCGTCCTCTTCAACACCACCGCCGCCACCGGCCCCTGGCTCAGGGACATCGGCCGCGGCTGGATCGCGACCGGCCGCACCCGCGACGGCGCCGCCTATTACCAGACGACGATCCCGGTCATCTATTCCCCGCACTACTACCGTTCCCGCCTCGAGTGGATGAAGAACCGCGAGAAGCTGCTCGTACCGATCTTCTCGACGCCAGCTTTCCTCGACGCGATGGAGCGTCTCACGCTCTCGGCCGAGGACTACGACGTCAAGGCCGACCTCGGCAGGATCAGGGCCAAGACGCTCATCGTCTCGGCCGAGGAGGACTACCTCACCCCGGTCGACCGGCAGGAGGAGCTCTACCGCCTGATCCCCGGCTCCGAATGGATCAAGATCCCGGTCGCCGGCCACGCCTCGATGTACGAACGCCCGCTCCTGTTCGCGACCCTCGTCACCGGGTTCGTGAACGTCGCGGACACCGAATACCAGATCTGA
- a CDS encoding acetyl-CoA hydrolase/transferase C-terminal domain-containing protein, whose protein sequence is MYGKNPRKITVDEAIALVKSGDEIVVGMAANEPQLFMSNLHKAGDRVTGVTVTNCLPIANAEFFMDEKWRKNFSLDGWFYTNVLRKVHEHGNISFIPNHLHFAGTKRLFHKKPDLFVTAATPPDKHGFMSLSLSNVYEKQMIEAAKIVVVEINPNFPRTYGDLEVHLSDVDYLVDADYPAPTIPNAVPTEKDTIIGNFVAERIHDGDTIQLGIGGMPNAVSKALFGKKDLGIHTEMFTSGMVDLIKAGVITGRKKTLHPGKHVCAFAFGTRELYDFIDQNPSVMMLAGSYVNDPAVVGKNDNMVSINSTLEIDLTGQCCSESIGTRQFSGTGGQSDTAIGAQNARNGRSFICLYSTAQVKNPATGEKEETSKIVATLKPGAAVSLSRNDVDYVVTEYGVAALRGTNIRERAQLLISIAHPKFREQLTREAIEAGYLHELF, encoded by the coding sequence ATGTACGGAAAAAACCCCCGGAAGATCACCGTCGACGAGGCGATCGCGCTCGTCAAGTCGGGCGACGAGATCGTCGTCGGAATGGCCGCGAACGAACCGCAGCTGTTCATGTCCAACCTCCACAAGGCCGGCGACCGCGTCACCGGCGTCACCGTCACCAACTGCCTTCCGATCGCGAACGCAGAATTCTTCATGGACGAGAAATGGCGCAAGAACTTCAGCCTCGACGGCTGGTTCTACACCAACGTCCTGCGCAAGGTCCACGAACACGGAAACATCTCGTTCATCCCGAACCATCTCCATTTCGCCGGGACGAAACGTCTCTTCCATAAAAAGCCCGACCTCTTCGTGACGGCGGCGACGCCGCCGGACAAGCACGGCTTCATGTCGCTGTCGCTCTCGAACGTCTACGAGAAGCAGATGATCGAGGCGGCGAAGATCGTCGTCGTCGAGATCAACCCGAACTTCCCGCGCACCTACGGCGACCTCGAGGTCCATCTCTCCGATGTCGACTACCTCGTCGACGCCGACTATCCGGCGCCGACGATTCCGAACGCCGTTCCGACCGAGAAGGACACGATCATCGGCAATTTCGTCGCCGAACGGATCCACGACGGCGACACCATCCAGCTCGGCATCGGCGGAATGCCCAACGCCGTCTCGAAGGCGCTCTTCGGGAAGAAGGACCTCGGCATCCATACGGAGATGTTCACCTCCGGGATGGTCGACCTGATCAAGGCCGGCGTCATCACCGGACGGAAGAAGACCCTCCATCCCGGAAAACACGTCTGCGCCTTCGCCTTCGGCACCCGGGAACTCTACGACTTCATCGACCAGAACCCGTCCGTGATGATGCTTGCGGGCTCGTACGTGAACGACCCCGCCGTCGTCGGAAAGAACGACAACATGGTCTCGATCAACTCGACGCTCGAGATCGACCTCACCGGCCAGTGCTGCTCGGAGTCGATCGGCACCCGCCAGTTCTCCGGCACCGGCGGCCAGAGCGACACCGCGATCGGCGCCCAGAACGCCAGAAACGGGCGTTCCTTCATCTGCCTCTACTCCACCGCCCAGGTCAAAAACCCGGCCACCGGCGAGAAGGAGGAGACCTCCAAGATCGTCGCCACGCTCAAGCCGGGCGCGGCCGTCTCGCTCTCCCGGAACGACGTCGACTACGTCGTGACCGAATACGGCGTCGCCGCCCTCCGCGGCACGAACATCCGCGAGCGCGCGCAGCTTCTCATTTCGATCGCCCATCCGAAATTCCGCGAACAGCTGACCCGCGAGGCGATCGAGGCGGGCTACCTCCATGAGCTTTTTTGA
- a CDS encoding branched-chain amino acid ABC transporter permease, with amino-acid sequence MALLALRLRTFVKRLSALSRHPYFGFVVFGIALVVLRLFALGGIVPNSLAKSLTVTMIYAIVALGFSLLLGYAGLASLGTAGFVGLGTYFIGHFSGTLGQTFAVTLAVSLAGAVVLGAVVGFISLRIEGMYLAIITLGLSEIMREIFKSFTAFTNGVNGLEFRNFTLFGAPVSEFAVDMIVIVVFILLILGTLNIIKSPTGRALLAMKNSDSAAQSMGIGLMRHRLLAFVLATLYAVIGGLLYMMDQKFSIPTTWSLDFSLNILAAVVVGGAQSITGIILGTFMIFGLNMTVLKEIAFFREFPDATWIVSGLLIILITMFYPGGLIRLINAIRFKLTAAIRKIRAKWRAYRYGEDD; translated from the coding sequence ATGGCCCTCCTCGCGCTCCGTCTCAGGACGTTTGTGAAACGGTTGTCCGCCCTCTCCAGGCACCCCTACTTCGGGTTCGTCGTCTTCGGCATCGCGCTCGTCGTCCTCCGTCTTTTCGCCCTCGGCGGAATCGTCCCGAACAGCCTCGCGAAATCGCTCACGGTCACCATGATTTACGCGATCGTCGCCCTCGGATTCTCGCTTCTGCTCGGATATGCCGGCCTCGCGTCGCTCGGCACCGCCGGCTTCGTCGGTCTCGGCACCTACTTCATCGGTCATTTCTCCGGCACCCTCGGGCAGACCTTCGCGGTCACGCTTGCGGTCTCGCTCGCCGGCGCCGTCGTCCTCGGCGCGGTCGTCGGATTCATCTCGCTGAGGATCGAGGGCATGTATCTCGCGATCATCACCCTCGGCCTCTCGGAGATCATGCGCGAGATCTTCAAGAGCTTCACCGCCTTCACCAACGGCGTCAACGGTCTCGAATTCCGCAACTTCACGCTCTTCGGCGCGCCGGTGTCGGAATTCGCCGTCGACATGATCGTCATCGTCGTTTTCATCCTCCTCATCCTCGGGACCCTGAACATCATCAAGAGTCCGACCGGCAGGGCGCTCCTGGCGATGAAGAACAGCGACTCGGCCGCGCAGTCGATGGGCATCGGCCTGATGCGGCACCGCCTCCTCGCCTTCGTCCTGGCGACCCTCTACGCCGTCATCGGCGGCCTGCTCTACATGATGGACCAGAAGTTCTCGATCCCGACGACCTGGAGCCTCGACTTCTCGCTCAACATCCTCGCCGCGGTCGTCGTCGGCGGCGCCCAGTCGATCACCGGCATCATCCTCGGCACCTTCATGATCTTCGGTCTGAACATGACCGTCCTGAAGGAGATCGCGTTCTTCCGTGAGTTTCCCGACGCGACCTGGATCGTGAGCGGCCTCCTCATCATCCTCATCACCATGTTCTACCCCGGCGGCCTGATCCGCCTGATCAACGCGATCCGCTTCAAGCTGACCGCCGCGATCCGGAAAATCCGCGCGAAATGGAGAGCGTACCGCTATGGCGAAGATGATTGA
- a CDS encoding ABC transporter substrate-binding protein: protein MKKLVLIASFMLLAFAFVGCELATTEAPVVTTTSGAVVTTTTEAPITTTTEAPIVVQGVTATSIKVGNTAATSGPYAAVGVPFNEGMKAVFAQVNAAGGIDGRTIQFVTYDDTFNAATGLAFTETLIEEDEVFALVGHFGTPTVGATLALIQEVGIPMVYAATGINGLYFAESVGNPVMAVQPIYMTDGRIMAARAIKEAVYGVNGDEELAAGAKIGVIYTNDDVGLSIKAGIEAEAEILGKTADMVYQAITAGTYNTAVTILRASGCAAVILAMNQEPFGYALTSMANLAYNVPIFTSYVNADVTAVDHLRYNVARPIYTNAWLDTSTEAGLAGYMAFAGAMTANGQAQYALNAYAMAGYIAATVFVEGLQRVADAEVELTWENYIAAMEDSEIAIPMGGVVDFSGGHRWGIAAMSLLKYGFSYGDNPATTDVVETDFLREAFAKVREIETIATIEAK from the coding sequence ATGAAGAAACTAGTTCTGATCGCGTCATTCATGCTTCTGGCGTTTGCGTTCGTCGGTTGCGAACTCGCGACGACCGAAGCCCCCGTCGTCACCACGACGTCCGGCGCCGTCGTCACCACAACGACCGAAGCCCCGATCACCACGACCACCGAGGCCCCGATCGTCGTCCAAGGCGTCACCGCCACCTCGATCAAGGTCGGCAACACCGCCGCCACCTCCGGTCCGTACGCCGCCGTCGGCGTGCCGTTCAACGAAGGCATGAAGGCCGTCTTCGCCCAGGTCAACGCCGCGGGCGGCATCGATGGCAGGACCATCCAGTTCGTCACCTACGACGACACCTTCAACGCCGCCACCGGTCTCGCCTTCACCGAGACGCTGATCGAGGAGGACGAAGTGTTCGCCCTCGTCGGCCACTTCGGCACTCCGACCGTCGGCGCCACCCTCGCGCTGATCCAGGAAGTCGGCATCCCGATGGTCTACGCCGCGACCGGCATCAACGGCCTCTACTTCGCCGAGTCCGTCGGCAATCCCGTCATGGCGGTCCAGCCGATCTACATGACCGACGGCCGCATCATGGCCGCCCGCGCGATCAAGGAAGCCGTTTACGGCGTGAACGGTGACGAAGAACTCGCCGCCGGCGCCAAGATCGGCGTCATCTACACGAACGACGACGTCGGACTCTCGATCAAGGCCGGCATCGAAGCTGAAGCCGAAATCCTCGGCAAGACCGCCGACATGGTCTACCAGGCGATCACCGCCGGCACGTACAACACCGCCGTCACCATCCTGCGCGCCTCCGGCTGCGCCGCGGTCATCCTCGCGATGAACCAGGAACCGTTCGGCTACGCCCTCACCTCGATGGCCAACCTCGCCTACAACGTCCCGATCTTCACGTCCTACGTCAACGCCGACGTCACCGCCGTCGACCACCTCCGCTACAACGTCGCCCGGCCGATCTACACGAACGCCTGGCTCGACACCTCCACCGAGGCCGGACTCGCCGGCTACATGGCCTTCGCCGGCGCGATGACCGCCAACGGCCAGGCCCAGTACGCCCTGAACGCCTACGCGATGGCCGGCTACATCGCCGCCACCGTCTTCGTCGAAGGCCTCCAGCGTGTCGCCGACGCCGAAGTCGAGCTGACCTGGGAGAACTACATCGCCGCCATGGAAGACAGCGAGATCGCCATCCCGATGGGCGGCGTCGTCGACTTCTCCGGCGGACACCGCTGGGGCATCGCCGCGATGTCGCTCCTGAAGTACGGCTTCTCCTACGGCGACAACCCGGCGACCACCGACGTCGTCGAGACCGACTTCCTCCGCGAAGCGTTCGCCAAGGTCCGCGAGATCGAAACGATCGCGACGATCGAAGCCAAGTAA